A segment of the Brienomyrus brachyistius isolate T26 chromosome 4, BBRACH_0.4, whole genome shotgun sequence genome:
GATCGTCTCGAAAACTTGGGACGCGGACTGGATCCTCGGGCATCAGAATTCTCCGACCTTCTGGATCCCAGAAGGAGTACAAGAACCGTTCAGATAGCACGGCCAATCAGGGAGGAGGATCCCGAAAGTGCCGGGGAAGGCAAGCTGGAAGTGAGCGATCGGGTGACGCACTACCTGTCCGAAGTGGAGCGTCAGAACCAGTATCTTAAAGACAGACAGAAATATCGGTTCCACATAATCCCTGACGGTAACTGCCTGTACAGGGCTGTCTGCAAAGCAGTTTTTGGCAACCAGTCCATGCACAGGGAGCTACGGGAGGAGACTATGCACCACATAGCCGATCACCTGGAGGCGTTTAACCCCATAATCGAAGGAGACATTGGGGAGTTTCTGATAAATGCCGCGCAGGACGGGGTCTGGGCTGGATACCCAGAGCTGCTGGCCATGAGTCAGATGCTGCATGTCAACATACATCTGACCACTGGGGGCAGTTTAGAAAGTCCCACGGTGTCCACCATGGTGCACTACCTTGGCGAAGAAGACGCTTCCAAGCCCACGATTTGGCTGAGCTGGCTGAGCAATGGTCACTACGACGCCCTGTTTGACAGATGTTTGCCTAACCCGGAGTATGAGAGCTGGTGCCGACAGACTCATGTCCAGAGGAGACGGGATGAGGAACTTGCCAAATCAATGGCAGCCTCTTTGTCCAGGATGTACATTGAACAAAATGGTTCCTGCTGAAGAAATATAATTACGACCTGAATGCACTGTATTGCATCGCCTTAATTTATTTTCTTAGCTGAATTTCAGTTTGTCTTTCATTTCATGCTAAGCCGCAACAGGTTTCGCTCCGACTGTAAGTTTACTGCTGTATTTGTTGTTTTCATGAGAGGAGTAACCCATTTGTATGAAGTGAACCATGAGTTTTCTTCTATGCTGTTACTAGAGTTTTATTTCTGTTGCTACTGTCTGCAGTGGTCTACAGTCTGAAATATCATGTTTAAAACCTTTATTTATCATATCCATCAAATCTTTATTTGGTCTGATTTCTGGCCTTACAATAAATTGTTGAAGCACTTAAAACTCGGAGTCGAACCGAATTGTCACAGAATAACAGTTTTCCTTATATTTATCTGACTTTAAAACCAGTGTAAGGTTTTGTACTAAGTATCTGTAGTACGTATTTTTCCAAGTTGTTTGATAGACGAACTTTTATAATGAagattgtgtgttttttttaactgtgG
Coding sequences within it:
- the LOC125740761 gene encoding OTU domain-containing protein 1 encodes the protein MQLYSSALIHYPGSSCKVSIPISSVTDQVPTSTVTSVSVITRTDGRGGIRRTEDQTGGSVSVENMPELSCYEAVPSKPAHYTSTAEILVTRPNGVERSLPIHVIVGPRNKLSSSAQFQRSQPSLVDIKGPYDPDGQLIENFVGEMEGGVDALDEYRKVLENNLINMDKTSAAMPCRNAAGVGTLDGETGERTPPGIGVTQDRLENLGRGLDPRASEFSDLLDPRRSTRTVQIARPIREEDPESAGEGKLEVSDRVTHYLSEVERQNQYLKDRQKYRFHIIPDGNCLYRAVCKAVFGNQSMHRELREETMHHIADHLEAFNPIIEGDIGEFLINAAQDGVWAGYPELLAMSQMLHVNIHLTTGGSLESPTVSTMVHYLGEEDASKPTIWLSWLSNGHYDALFDRCLPNPEYESWCRQTHVQRRRDEELAKSMAASLSRMYIEQNGSC